A segment of the Triticum urartu cultivar G1812 chromosome 1, Tu2.1, whole genome shotgun sequence genome:
TACCGAATGGTTGCAGATACGGAACGAGAAAGCTCGGCGATACTTGAGCAATATGAGGAAGAAGCCTAAAGTTCCCCTTACCAAAAAATTTCCAGGCATCGATCCTATGGCTCTCCATTTGCTTGAGCGTCTTCTTGCTTTTGATCCTAAGGATAGGCCAACTGCTGACGAGGTAGGAATGGCTGAGACCAACTTCTATTTACTATAAAGATATATTACATCTTTGAAAATGTTGGGTGAATCACTGTCCTCAGTACTGAGATATGAAAATGTTCTTCAAGGCCCTGACAGACCCATACTTTAACGGATTAGCAAATTCAGAACGTGAACCCATAGCACAGCCCATCTCAAAACTTGAGTTTGAGTTCGAGAAGAGAAAGTTGGGCAAAGATGATGTCCGAGAATTAATTTACAGAGAGGTACAATTGCTCAGCTATTTTGTGGAGATACAGTAGAGCTGCTGCCCGACTCTGTAGTTAGCTAACAACTTCTACATCTTTCAGATTTTAGAGTACCATCCTCAGATGTTGCAAGAATACCTACGTGGAGGAGACCAGATGAGCTTCATGTACCCTAGGTGAGACCATTATTTTCCCTTAGAAACAAGATTTACTTGTGTTGAGAATTTTATGATGACTATGCTTTACTCTCTTCTGCATACACTGAATTATGCCAGTTATATGTATATGACTGGTTGATGGTATATTGCAAACTCTGATGTTTGTGCATGTATGTTGACAGTGGGGTGGATCGCTTTAAGCAGCAATTCGCTCATTTGGAAAAAGGTGGTGCAAAGGGTGAAAAATCCAGTCCACAGTTGCGACAAAATGCTTCCTTACCAAGGTAATATGCTCTGACCGAGACTTAAATGTATACTTCCAAGGCAATAAATATCTTTATGTAGAATGGGCATGTCGATACTTATGGTCGAAATATTTGTTTTCTAACCAAAATTTCTTTCCTTTGACAACCTTGTACAAATTTCCCAAAGATGATCTGTTTGGACTTGGCAAGAATATTCAACAAAATAAATACTTCATCATAAAtatcatatttgttttgctttttGCAAGTTGCTAGAGATTTTAAATCAAATATTTTTTAATGTTAAATTTGATAGAGAATAATGTTTCACATGATCAGATGCTTATATATACATATAAAATGAGTCATCCTACAAATAGACAACCTTTTAAGTTTTTGTATCTAACAATTCTCGCATCTTGTCTCAGGGAAAGAGCAATTGGCAATAAGCACGGAGATAGTGACTACCAAGTAAAGCTGAATGCAGGTGAAAAGCCAGTACATGCATCAGTGACAGATGGAATAAGCAAACCCCTCATGAGTGCTCGGAGCTTACTGAAGAGTGAAACCATGAGTGCTTCCAAGTGTATAGgtgaaataaaaaataaagatGTGAGTTCAGCTCGTCCTTTGACTACAGTAAATATATTTGCCCCCTCTTTTCTTACGAAATTGCTGGTATATTTGAGTTCCATACTTGCAGGCTGTCTTTCACCTTTTTTTTTTCCTTTGGAGTGTTTAATTGTTTATATCTCTAAGATATCTATATCTAATTTGAGCAATTTCTTAGTTAATGCTGCAATGTCCATTCAACATTTTCCAGGATGAATACGAGAGCGTGGATGCAGCTGACGGCGTCTCTCAGAAGATCGCTCAACTGAAAACCTGATTTTCGAAGGTTACAGAAGCGATCGGTAGTATATACTATGTACAACAGCATGTCTATAGGCGCTCAAGATCAGAATGATCTTTAACCCAAGCCAAGAATTCTATACAACAAATAAGACCACAAAATCATCTGTTATGGTAACCTTGTGCTGTAATGTAAAATTTTCTACTCGTTTTTTGTACTTTGTCAAAGAAGAACCATGTCTAACCTACAAGCTAGTTCCTCGTCCTTTCCTCGGAGGAGCTGCCATGATCCTGTACAATTTTGTCAATATGAAGTATCACGCCCCTATATTTCTGTTCATATGGTGCTATTCTGATCTTGTAAACCTTCTGCAATCAGAGATGCTCTTTGCCTCTGTTAATTTATGCAAATGTTTGTCTAGAGACGCTCCTTGTGCCCGCTATATATGGAAATGCTTGCCATATTTTCCATTATTACATGTTTCACTTGAGGCGATATGGCAATATTATTTTTCATCGATGGAGTTAACATGTTTTTTGGGGGTAGCCGGTAGTTGTTAGACATCGGTACAAGATTAGTGAAGAAAGTGTCTCTTCACTGGACTTGGACAATGTTGATACATGGTATTTAGTGTTTGTTGTGAGAATTGATCAATTGGCTTTTGGTTAGATCAGATTCAGTGCATGTTTCAAAGCAGGTTGAAGTGAAGGCCAATAGTTGAGCCATGCATCGGTTCCACAGCATCCAACATCATTGGATCGGAAGCTTCAGAAGAAAGAAAAAAGACCTCATTTCTCACCTGCGCTTCCTCCCAATTACTCTCTCTTCTCATGCCCGAATTCCCTGTAATTTCGAAGTGAGAGCGGTGGTTCCTTGGCAGAAATGTGTGGGTTCTTAACaccacaacttcattgttctctgATTGTTGACAATGTTGGATGATTCTATTTGTGAATGACCAACATTAGTAGTTAGTAGTTAGGTTAGAAATTTATGGATGAAAAAAGTCATAGGGAGGAGGGAGGGGGGCAAATGCCCTCCCTTCCAGCTCAAGGTGGCAATGCCATTATCTAAACTCGTCGCCAATTTATATGGTGGCCTAACCGACATTTAGTTGCCCTCGAGTGAAGATATGTGATGTATGTGTTAGCTGCCTTCGCCGCCTTCTCCGCTTCATCGCCCTCAGCACTCTCCATCGCATTAAACATTATCTcgatccttcttcttctcctttgaACAACCATTTTCTATTTCAAGGTAGTGCACGTCTCTTCACTCGATCCAGGCTTCTCCTTGCACTCGATCTAGCCAAGTGTCTGTCAGATTTTCCATCCGCCTCTGAGGAATAGTTGGATGGGCGGCTCTTAGAGTACATGGTCCAATTAGAGCccggtggtggtggggggggggggggggggggggggggggggggggggggaggtgaTAGGCGAGTCAGAGCATAGCTTATCGATGCCACTTTCCACATTCACTGATCCGATGATCTCCACCCTCCACCTTACAATGCACATGCATCCCAAAAAAATTCATTGGGTCCTGTGGGGCTGCAGGGGATAGGAGACTAGTTTCTAGGATGTGGATGTGTCAACATAACAACGAGCATTTGTGTTTGCGTGTCTTGCCTCAAGGTGGTAATGGGGAATACCCTCTGGATATTGTTAAACCATTCCCACACATGTGGGAATGGGCAAATGTCCTCCTCTCCAGCTCCTCTGATTTCACCATGTTACCGAAAAACAAACATAACTTCTCCTCATCTCTTTCTTAACTGCCAAATATGTATGGAAAACACAACAACTTTGTATACTTAATCCCTAATTAACAAACTATACTAGCCATCGGGGTTTATTTCATGTTACAATAGGAAATAACCGAAGTTCGCTAAACTTCTGTGCTTCAAACATGTGCGAACTGTTTTCTTTGACTCCCACTAATCTAGGCCCATCAGCTTCACGCGCCGCACATCCTTATGATTTGTGAATGGAGGGAATTCAAACTCAGCGCTGCATTTTGCATCTATAGCATAAGAGCAATTAAACTAGGCCGAACCAATCTTGCGTCGGAACCCCTGCGTCAATTTGATCTCCGACGCGGGAGAACATTTCGTTCATGGCGAGTCGTCCGTCATAGCAGCCCAAGGATGATGTAGTAGAGCAGGACGATCGGAAGAGCTATTAGCATGCCAAATATGACCCTGTAGAAAGGCAAAATAGTAAATAAATAAGCATTTGGCGTGAACCTAAATTCTTGACCATATTAGGGCATTCTCCATTTCAGGTATGCTTAGAGTGCTATCAGGTTTTCGTCCCATAATTGGTCTCGGATTAGAATTTTTCCCCAATGGTACGTTTCTCGACGACGCATCGAGCCCTATCCCATTTCCTCTTTTGATTTTGACCGGCGTATTTTTATTATAAAGTTATATGAAAAGATAGAGTAATTCTTATTGGGGGAGATATTTGATACTGATTGTTCTTGGCTTACCCGGTGCACAGAATGGCGGCATGGAGGTTGTACTCTTTGGCGAAGACGAACGGCACGATCCCTTGCGGCAGAGTGGCCTACGTACATACATGGCAACATGTCACGTACGTACTTTGGTTTTTGAGAATTACGTACGTACTTTGTTGGAATTGTCATCGTCATGTATTGTGTTGTACTGGAATCATATATTCGTACGTACCAGCCACGTACCTGGACAACGGCGATGCGCAGCAGCGTGCCTCGGAGGCCGACAGCGGCGGAGGAGACGGCCATGACCGCGGGGCCGAGCAGGAAGCGGACGGCCATGGTGGACGCCGCCGCGGATTTGCCGCAGGCGATGAGCTTGGGCTGCAGGGCCATGAACAGCCCCAGGCTGAACATGGCCATCCCCAGCCCCGCGTCGGAGAGGATGGAGATGGACTTGGCCACGATCGCCGGCATCGTGACGTGGTACCTGCGGCGACGAGTCGGCACGGCCGTCGTCATGACTGATCATCACCGGTCgatcgaagaagaagaaaatgGATCACGTACCGGAACTCGATGAGTGACCAGACGAGGCCGACGACGCTGGCGTACGTGTTGGGGTTCCGGATCAGCCGGCGCCACACCATGGTCAGGATCAGCCGCAGCATCACGCTCGCCGGCGGCTTTCCCACCTCGTCGCCGACCTTCTTCGTCTCATCCTGCTCCTGCTCCTTCTCCGTCGCCTCCGTGCCGGCCTCCAGCCTCTCCAGCGACTCCTGCGCTGCCGCCTCAGAAATGACGCGCTCGACGCCGGCCGCTCCCGTCCGGTTCACTGCAACAAAGTTCACGCTCgagtttttttttaatttttgagCAAAAGAGAGGTTTTCGTTCACGTTCGGCTACGTGTGCGCGTTTGTGAGGTGATCAGATACTGATAAGGCGGGGTCAGTTTGGGGATGTGGAGAGAGACTGATGGGCGTACATCTGGAGGAGTCGGAGTTGGTGGACGTCGCGTCGGAGGGGGTACGCCGGCGGCCGCTTTCCTTGGCGCTGCTGCGGAAGACCGGCAGGCCGCTCACCTCGGACGCGCCGGACGCGCCGGAGCTCCAGTCGAACATGTGCACGTTGTCCTTGGGGTCCTCGACCGGCGCCACGGCCGCCGTCGATCTGCCCCGCGGCGCGTGCTCGTCGTAGCTGGCCGACGGCCTCGGCGTGTGCTGCCGCGACGAGTGCAGCGAGAACAGGTCGGCCGCGCCGAAGCTGGACGCGCTCACCGCgccgtgcggcggcggcggcggcagagcaggcgcggcggcgccgccgccgcctcccgtgGTCGCGGAGAAGTCGCCGTGGGTGAAGCTGGAGGAGCCCCTGGGCGTGTGGTTCCGCGACGAGCTCACCGAGAAGATCTCCACGCCGGTCACGCTCGACTCGCGCGCCGGCGACGGCATCCCCGCCGCGGCGCCGTCGAGGAGGGAGCGGCGGGAGAGCGACGCCGCGGACCGGCGCACGACGACGCGCATGCTCCCGTCGGGCGCGACCTCGGCCTGCGCCTCGGCGTGGCTGCCGTCGAGCGACACGACGTCCGGGTCGACGCGCAcgtcggcgacggcggcggccgggAACCTCCCCGAGATGAGCAGGCGCGCGGCGCGGAACTCGAAGAGGAAGAGCAGCAGCGTGCACCAGATGATGCACTGGAGGACGACGATCTGCACCATGAGGTCGCCGGCGTGGCGGCCGTACATGGCGACGAGGAGCGGGATGCCCATGATGAGCGTGTTGGGCATCGTCGCGGAGGAGAAGAGCGTGATGGACCAGTCGAGCCCGGCGAAGGGGACGGGGAGGCGGGACCACACGGCGAGCGAGGCGAGGACGAGGAGCTTCTGCAGCGTATCGGCGGCGGCGAAGCGCAGGTCCATGGCGTACAGGTTGCTGCCGGAGATGACCTTGAAGGAGAGCAGCGGGACGGCGAAGACGGCGACGAAGCGGTTGATCCCGGCGCACTGGTCCGCCGTGATCACCCCCCACCACCGCACCGAGCCGTACGCCAGGATCATCGCCACGTACAGCGGCACCATCGCCGTCAGCACCGTGTACAGATCATGCCACGAGATCATGGCGCCGCCCAGCTGGCCACGTACAGGActtgctcctcctcctccgacgacgaCGATCACCGCGCCGCCGGCCGAGCGATCTTTGACTGGGCGATCAGTGGAGGGATCGATCTGGAGTCGGTTGCATGCAAATCGATGGAGAGCGAGTGGATCGCGGGCAGTGCGGTGTGTCCGTGCTCCTGGGTTGAGTTTTGCGGCACGCGCGGGTGGGGACTATTTATACCGTGGGCCGGGTCTGCATCTCGACCGAGGCCCGCGAGGCATTCCGAACGGTAAATCACATCAAATCCCAAGTGGGTTTTTGCCTCGTGTTTCTTTCCCTCTTTTCATCTCACGATGAAACCTTTCAACTTACAACGTGTTTCTTTAGACtaaaaaatattttaaaaaataCAACGCCTTTCTTTCTGCATTTTCGTCACAACGAGCTGTCGAACCAGAAACTGAAATGCTGATAAGGAACGTCTGTTTGACCTCTGCCTTTTCGCGGCTAGATATTTTCTGGGTTTTGCGGTGGGATGCTTTCCGTGTTAATGTATGCATGTATGTTTCTAGGGCATTTCTAAGATGTTGATACTCTGCGTATCTAGGGCATTAGATGCATGCGTCTACAAAATAGACGAAATTCACCATAAAGTTGTATGTGTAGCAAAGCGCGTGATGCATGAGATCTTCCACCGAAGAAGGAACTCATCAATGTAGCCAAAGAATAGACGCTGCTGATTTTGAATCTCAAATGGTAAGTGCCACCCATGCGGCATGAAGCATTCCGACCTTGACGTTTTTTACGACTGAAGTTGTCATACGAAAGTTGTCATCATCGTGTCACTAAACTTATCAGGATCACACGTGTCCGTGCCACATGTGTGGCATTTATCAAGGTCCTTCTAAATTCTGTAGGTAATAAGACTGTAACATTACATATGGGGCATCCTATAACCACAAGT
Coding sequences within it:
- the LOC125533150 gene encoding probable auxin efflux carrier component 3b, whose product is MISWHDLYTVLTAMVPLYVAMILAYGSVRWWGVITADQCAGINRFVAVFAVPLLSFKVISGSNLYAMDLRFAAADTLQKLLVLASLAVWSRLPVPFAGLDWSITLFSSATMPNTLIMGIPLLVAMYGRHAGDLMVQIVVLQCIIWCTLLLFLFEFRAARLLISGRFPAAAVADVRVDPDVVSLDGSHAEAQAEVAPDGSMRVVVRRSAASLSRRSLLDGAAAGMPSPARESSVTGVEIFSVSSSRNHTPRGSSSFTHGDFSATTGGGGGAAAPALPPPPPHGAVSASSFGAADLFSLHSSRQHTPRPSASYDEHAPRGRSTAAVAPVEDPKDNVHMFDWSSGASGASEVSGLPVFRSSAKESGRRRTPSDATSTNSDSSRLNRTGAAGVERVISEAAAQESLERLEAGTEATEKEQEQDETKKVGDEVGKPPASVMLRLILTMVWRRLIRNPNTYASVVGLVWSLIEFRYHVTMPAIVAKSISILSDAGLGMAMFSLGLFMALQPKLIACGKSAAASTMAVRFLLGPAVMAVSSAAVGLRGTLLRIAVVQATLPQGIVPFVFAKEYNLHAAILCTGVIFGMLIALPIVLLYYIILGLL